One genomic segment of Pseudomonadota bacterium includes these proteins:
- a CDS encoding lysylphosphatidylglycerol synthase transmembrane domain-containing protein: protein MKRLVLKILLPWFVTVVALYFAFRGVDWGLLWDNATKAQPLYVLATILLTVISYILRAARWPLLFPDTPLPLGSSYRVLVLGFFMNNILPARAGELVRAHLGAKVVGKPRTLVLATIASERLADGLTISLMFAGIIMVFGQGHLDPEYATNLMYVAYLFIAVAIGVIAVLSMRTKIFSITDRYTEKLDNRASTYTLSRLKIFIHGLSPLCVPSRAFKITLWSLTIWLVELAAFACVAAALQASLSLSGTVMFLVAVNFSSLIPAAPGGFGVIELVAKSVLMSVGVASSEQALCMVLMQHVIQYAVIGIPGAFLLSTLRSQLNDMTEDFQATEPTS from the coding sequence ATGAAACGGCTTGTTTTAAAAATACTGCTCCCCTGGTTCGTCACAGTTGTGGCGCTTTATTTTGCGTTTAGGGGGGTCGATTGGGGGCTGCTCTGGGATAACGCTACGAAGGCTCAGCCGCTCTACGTACTTGCAACGATTCTACTAACCGTCATCTCATACATCCTGCGCGCTGCGCGCTGGCCCCTACTCTTTCCCGATACCCCGTTACCGCTTGGGTCCTCTTACCGTGTTCTGGTATTGGGGTTCTTTATGAACAATATCCTGCCGGCGCGCGCCGGAGAGCTTGTACGGGCACACCTCGGCGCAAAGGTGGTTGGAAAACCCCGCACGCTTGTCCTTGCGACGATAGCCAGCGAGCGCCTAGCTGACGGCCTCACCATTAGCTTGATGTTCGCCGGAATTATCATGGTATTTGGTCAGGGACATCTCGACCCTGAATACGCAACCAACCTAATGTATGTAGCCTATCTCTTCATCGCAGTTGCTATAGGGGTAATTGCAGTACTCTCAATGCGAACAAAGATCTTTTCCATTACGGACAGATATACAGAGAAACTTGACAACAGGGCCTCCACCTACACCCTTTCGCGCCTTAAGATATTTATTCACGGGCTAAGCCCCCTCTGCGTGCCGAGCCGCGCGTTTAAAATCACACTATGGTCGTTAACCATCTGGCTAGTGGAGCTGGCAGCCTTTGCCTGCGTAGCTGCTGCACTGCAAGCCTCGCTCTCGCTCTCAGGAACGGTAATGTTTCTAGTTGCGGTTAACTTCAGCTCCCTTATTCCGGCCGCACCTGGTGGATTTGGAGTTATTGAGCTGGTTGCCAAAAGCGTGCTGATGTCAGTTGGTGTTGCCAGCAGCGAACAGGCCTTATGCATGGTGCTGATGCAGCACGTTATTCAGTACGCGGTAATCGGTATTCCAGGCGCGTTCCTACTCTCAACGTTGCGCTCTCAGCTAAACGATATGACGGAAGATTTTCAAGCTACTGAACCTACGTCCTAA
- a CDS encoding response regulator, producing the protein MIEEPLETSSRRILIADDDPDSRIIVASVISLMGHTPIIATNGREALEQCQGNLPDLAILDYTMPDLAGADLCSRLKNNSAGEFVPILMLTARDTVRDKLAAFEEGVDDYLTKPFNYQEFRARVTALLRVRDLTNDLRDTNRELRRMQERLIEQERQLAVGQLAGAAAHQLGQPLSAIMLNCYLIEQLQKNDVKFIGALAAIKSDATRMADLITQLRSVKASERQGYYGDTEILKLERSVTDKKQKD; encoded by the coding sequence ATGATAGAGGAGCCTCTCGAAACCAGCAGCCGTAGAATCCTCATAGCGGATGATGATCCAGACTCTCGAATAATCGTAGCGAGCGTTATCTCCCTGATGGGGCACACACCGATTATTGCGACCAATGGGAGAGAGGCGCTTGAGCAGTGTCAGGGTAATCTCCCAGATTTAGCTATCCTCGATTATACGATGCCCGATCTAGCCGGCGCTGATCTCTGCTCCCGACTCAAGAATAATTCAGCTGGCGAATTTGTACCGATCCTTATGTTGACCGCGCGCGATACGGTGCGTGACAAGTTGGCGGCCTTCGAAGAGGGGGTGGACGACTACCTGACAAAACCCTTTAACTATCAGGAATTTCGGGCGCGGGTAACTGCGTTGCTGCGCGTGCGGGACCTAACGAACGATCTGCGCGATACAAACAGGGAGCTCCGGCGCATGCAGGAGCGCTTGATAGAGCAGGAGCGACAGCTAGCGGTTGGGCAACTAGCTGGCGCAGCCGCGCACCAGTTGGGTCAGCCCCTTTCGGCGATTATGCTTAACTGTTACCTGATTGAGCAGCTACAGAAGAACGACGTCAAATTTATCGGAGCCTTAGCTGCTATCAAGAGCGACGCAACACGCATGGCAGATCTGATTACTCAATTACGCTCCGTTAAGGCCTCTGAGCGTCAGGGTTACTACGGCGATACAGAGATATTAAAATTAGAGCGCAGCGTTACCGATAAAAAGCAGAAAGATTAG
- a CDS encoding flagellar biosynthesis protein FlhA, whose amino-acid sequence MKTPQIGARDIVMPVGLLLVVGCMIIPLPPAVLDILLCSNLLFALLLVISALHIRDPLKLATLPSLLLMATLFRLSLNLATTRAVLGSGHAGKAVEAFGSVVIQGSVAVGFVLFLLITLIQFIVVAKGAERVAEVAARFTLDALPGKQMAIDAELRSGLLDSETARRKRLDVQMESRFYGALDGAMKFVKGDAIAGIVITFVNICGGLLIGLLVHELEFDVALRRYTVLTIGDGLLSQIPSLLNSIAAGLIVTRVQVDESSTLSSDLISQLSQFKAARVFVAVAAFVLGCLPGMPHLALLSVSTALACSLLLVKSTKDNDTEIVFKAFEPSLAQSIQIEVNKEWVPLIPRLDLVNQMLEEFRSYAFSRWGLVLQRPGMELWDAPQGVYRILVRGMEVARCDGACRAEAWQELEVEIKEIIDLYKNELIDDGATRRGLDYVEKQIPDLVTGVVPATMSLTQMTAILRALLREEITIKHLDVILQTIAEYGGKISDRAMLAEIRSALAPVVSASVAEGRSIRAVALDPLLDLVLSKAEESGSIIAGDLMDLICERACESIKAGTVLIASKRARAYLRDILRVRYPAAVVMAHEEVAPRYQLAIIGRVEMEEGAQREQLLSATFA is encoded by the coding sequence GTGAAAACGCCCCAGATAGGAGCACGAGATATAGTAATGCCGGTGGGACTTCTGCTGGTAGTGGGATGTATGATCATCCCACTACCGCCGGCAGTGCTAGACATCCTGCTCTGTTCAAACCTGCTTTTCGCTCTTTTGTTAGTGATCTCGGCGCTTCATATTAGGGATCCTTTAAAACTTGCTACGTTGCCCTCACTGCTTCTGATGGCGACCCTCTTTCGTCTATCACTTAATTTGGCAACGACGAGAGCCGTGCTCGGATCGGGGCATGCTGGAAAGGCGGTTGAGGCCTTCGGATCCGTTGTTATTCAGGGTAGCGTAGCGGTGGGCTTCGTACTCTTTCTCCTGATTACCCTGATCCAGTTCATAGTTGTAGCGAAGGGCGCAGAGCGAGTGGCTGAAGTAGCGGCACGTTTTACCCTCGACGCCCTGCCTGGCAAGCAGATGGCTATAGATGCTGAGCTACGGAGTGGCTTACTTGATTCCGAGACGGCGCGGCGCAAACGGCTAGATGTTCAGATGGAATCTCGATTTTATGGAGCGCTCGATGGCGCTATGAAGTTCGTTAAGGGAGATGCGATAGCGGGCATCGTTATCACCTTTGTTAATATCTGCGGGGGACTCCTGATCGGGTTGTTGGTACACGAACTTGAGTTCGACGTAGCGCTGCGACGCTATACCGTTTTAACGATAGGTGACGGGTTGCTCTCTCAGATCCCCTCGCTACTTAACTCCATTGCTGCTGGGCTGATCGTAACCCGCGTACAGGTGGATGAATCATCGACCCTCTCCTCGGATCTTATCTCGCAATTATCACAATTTAAGGCTGCACGGGTCTTTGTTGCTGTGGCTGCGTTTGTGCTTGGGTGTTTACCTGGCATGCCACACCTTGCGCTACTATCAGTCAGCACCGCACTAGCATGTTCCTTGCTCCTTGTGAAATCGACGAAGGATAATGATACGGAAATAGTATTTAAGGCATTTGAGCCATCCCTGGCACAGTCAATCCAGATTGAGGTTAATAAAGAGTGGGTACCTTTAATACCGCGGCTCGATCTGGTTAATCAGATGCTAGAGGAGTTTAGATCGTATGCCTTTTCACGTTGGGGGCTTGTGCTACAAAGGCCTGGAATGGAGCTCTGGGATGCTCCGCAGGGGGTCTATCGCATACTGGTGCGTGGTATGGAGGTTGCGCGTTGTGATGGTGCGTGTCGAGCGGAGGCGTGGCAGGAGCTTGAGGTTGAGATAAAGGAGATTATTGACCTTTATAAAAATGAACTGATCGATGACGGTGCAACGCGGCGTGGGCTCGATTACGTAGAGAAGCAGATTCCAGATCTTGTGACGGGAGTTGTTCCTGCCACGATGTCACTAACGCAGATGACGGCGATATTACGAGCTCTCTTAAGGGAGGAGATTACGATTAAGCACCTCGATGTGATCCTTCAGACGATCGCAGAGTACGGGGGCAAGATCTCAGATCGAGCCATGCTGGCCGAGATTCGTAGCGCACTTGCCCCAGTGGTAAGCGCCTCGGTTGCCGAGGGGCGCTCGATACGGGCGGTAGCACTTGATCCGCTGCTGGACCTTGTGCTCTCGAAGGCCGAGGAGAGCGGATCTATTATCGCGGGCGATCTAATGGATCTGATCTGCGAGCGAGCCTGTGAGTCAATTAAGGCCGGCACGGTATTGATCGCGTCGAAACGGGCGAGGGCTTACTTAAGGGATATCTTGCGGGTGCGATACCCAGCAGCTGTTGTAATGGCGCATGAGGAGGTAGCACCACGCTATCAGCTCGCAATTATTGGCAGGGTTGAGATGGAAGAGGGGGCGCAACGTGAGCAGCTCCTTAGCGCTACGTTTGCCTAA
- a CDS encoding FliM/FliN family flagellar motor switch protein, which yields MTIAVRNIQQLREQAQLHPILERVSRAIVPLEPVLKISIVEAQHSAATPWLVLQAAGGEGLAVCCDELVPCATPLRRSLVYLHYAKQIAEVFGGTGVFPLMISEMIRPPHEWCFFRIGVNSGEFECACAAKLHESGLWISEPRVRARPIVARMYGVIERIGDEQQVLLEISVVLPELGIAGRFIGAKDKAMSIHVDNVTTQEISERVKITIELGEIELELSDLIALRPGSVLDLGATRPIRCGLRIGATSVAQGELEPVEEGFKLQIISTL from the coding sequence ATGACCATAGCGGTGAGAAATATTCAACAGCTACGGGAACAGGCGCAACTACATCCGATCTTAGAGCGTGTATCTAGGGCCATCGTACCCCTTGAACCTGTACTGAAGATCTCTATTGTTGAAGCGCAACATAGCGCCGCTACACCGTGGCTCGTGCTTCAGGCAGCGGGTGGCGAGGGGTTGGCGGTGTGTTGCGATGAACTTGTGCCGTGCGCAACTCCGCTTAGAAGGTCTTTAGTTTATCTGCATTACGCCAAACAGATAGCTGAGGTTTTTGGTGGTACCGGCGTATTTCCGCTTATGATTAGCGAGATGATACGACCTCCCCACGAGTGGTGTTTTTTTAGGATAGGGGTCAATTCAGGTGAGTTTGAGTGTGCCTGTGCAGCCAAGCTGCATGAGAGCGGTTTATGGATTAGCGAGCCGCGTGTGCGCGCCCGCCCAATAGTTGCTCGGATGTATGGAGTGATTGAGCGTATTGGAGATGAACAGCAGGTACTTTTAGAGATATCGGTCGTATTACCAGAGTTAGGTATTGCGGGTCGTTTTATAGGAGCAAAGGATAAAGCTATGAGTATTCATGTTGATAACGTTACTACACAGGAGATAAGCGAGCGGGTTAAGATTACGATAGAGCTTGGTGAGATCGAGCTTGAGTTAAGCGATCTGATTGCACTGAGGCCGGGCAGCGTGCTCGATCTAGGAGCCACCCGACCGATCCGATGCGGCCTACGTATCGGCGCAACCTCTGTAGCGCAGGGGGAACTTGAGCCGGTGGAGGAAGGATTTAAGCTGCAAATTATCTCGACGTTGTAG
- a CDS encoding sigma-70 family RNA polymerase sigma factor has product MSKRKTQASKAVTGTTTGKGRSSGVGSSAVLNNDALTKRDALIEQYHDFVDMVVGRLIRTMGFPHSLREDFVSAGFLGLVEAATRFDPSKGYEFRSFAFLRIRGSIIDYIRSSCELSGAAYRVFKALEAAHEMRAEELDRSIRVPRDPRQRTTDAVEHLAKSAVAFRLTALKGGQIKAEGESPDDPEKKLEEKRASQKIRAIVATLPEKERTIVEQYYFHDRKLTDVAAQYAGLSKSWVSRLHDRALEILRQKIHETAPELIQ; this is encoded by the coding sequence ATGTCCAAACGCAAGACACAGGCCAGCAAGGCGGTAACCGGCACAACGACCGGGAAGGGGCGCTCCAGTGGGGTGGGAAGCTCCGCTGTGCTCAATAATGATGCCTTGACCAAGCGTGATGCCCTGATCGAGCAGTACCACGACTTTGTAGACATGGTTGTCGGGCGCCTTATTCGCACGATGGGATTTCCGCATTCGTTGCGAGAGGATTTTGTTTCAGCGGGCTTTCTTGGTTTGGTTGAAGCTGCAACTAGGTTCGATCCCAGTAAAGGGTATGAGTTCCGATCGTTTGCGTTTCTCAGAATTCGGGGATCCATTATCGATTATATCCGTTCCTCGTGTGAGCTCTCTGGGGCCGCTTATAGGGTTTTTAAAGCGCTCGAAGCCGCGCATGAGATGCGGGCAGAGGAGTTGGACCGCTCTATTCGTGTGCCACGCGACCCGCGCCAGCGCACGACTGATGCTGTTGAGCACCTTGCAAAGAGCGCCGTAGCATTTCGACTTACCGCGCTGAAGGGTGGCCAAATAAAGGCCGAGGGCGAATCGCCGGACGATCCGGAAAAGAAACTTGAAGAGAAGCGTGCTTCGCAAAAAATAAGAGCGATCGTAGCAACTTTACCCGAAAAAGAGCGAACTATTGTTGAACAATATTACTTCCATGATCGGAAGTTAACCGATGTTGCGGCGCAGTACGCCGGACTATCAAAATCTTGGGTATCGAGGCTTCATGATCGGGCACTTGAAATTCTCCGACAAAAAATCCATGAAACGGCCCCAGAGCTTATCCAATAG
- the hemB gene encoding porphobilinogen synthase has translation MSFPLIRPRRLRRTDFLRDMVRETRVEVSNLIAPLFIVPGEKVEREISSMPGQYQLSIDTAAKKTLRFQELGIRSVLLFAIPESKDEIGSSAWHPQGIIPQAIKALKKVAPEMIVITDLCFCEYTSHGHCGVMKDGQLQNDATLCNLVKQALVHAEAGADIIAPSGMLDGMVHALRNGLDESGYSDLPIMSYAAKFASAFYGPFREAVQSAPEYGDRKSYQMDAANFNEAMREVELDIQQGADIVMVKPGLAFLDVVRAVKERFKMPTAVYNVSGEYAMVKAAAQNGWIDERRVMLEILTSMKRAGADLIITYFAEAFADLRAKGQV, from the coding sequence ATGTCATTCCCACTTATCCGCCCCCGCCGTCTCCGTCGTACCGATTTTCTTCGCGATATGGTGCGCGAAACCCGTGTTGAGGTATCGAACCTTATCGCCCCGCTCTTTATCGTTCCTGGAGAGAAGGTCGAGCGCGAGATCAGCTCAATGCCGGGACAGTACCAATTAAGCATCGATACGGCGGCTAAAAAAACGCTGAGATTCCAAGAGCTCGGAATCCGCTCCGTACTGCTCTTCGCTATTCCGGAGTCTAAGGACGAGATCGGCTCCTCTGCCTGGCACCCACAAGGAATCATCCCGCAAGCTATCAAGGCACTTAAAAAGGTAGCCCCTGAGATGATTGTAATAACTGACCTGTGCTTCTGTGAGTATACCTCGCATGGGCACTGCGGCGTTATGAAGGACGGCCAACTACAAAACGATGCGACGCTCTGTAATTTAGTAAAGCAGGCGCTCGTTCATGCCGAGGCCGGTGCAGATATAATAGCGCCGAGCGGTATGCTCGACGGTATGGTGCACGCGCTCCGTAATGGACTCGATGAATCAGGCTATTCAGATCTGCCGATTATGAGCTATGCAGCGAAGTTCGCCTCAGCGTTTTATGGCCCATTTCGCGAGGCCGTTCAATCAGCACCTGAATACGGCGACCGCAAATCCTACCAGATGGACGCAGCGAACTTTAACGAGGCGATGCGTGAGGTAGAGCTCGACATTCAGCAGGGCGCGGATATCGTAATGGTCAAACCGGGGCTAGCGTTCCTAGATGTCGTACGCGCAGTTAAGGAGCGCTTTAAGATGCCCACCGCCGTTTATAACGTCAGTGGTGAGTATGCGATGGTTAAAGCCGCCGCGCAAAATGGCTGGATCGATGAGCGCCGAGTCATGCTAGAGATCTTAACTAGCATGAAGCGCGCCGGCGCAGACCTTATTATCACCTACTTTGCTGAAGCCTTTGCCGATCTTAGGGCTAAGGGCCAGGTCTAA
- a CDS encoding HAD family phosphatase, giving the protein MASIKWVLFDLGGVLLEVEQSRIFEAFARAPGCLLVPAEVEAKIRSAKLFWSGFMEREISPEELARFFNMLLKTQLSEGEVVEAVNAELGATITSTAELLPGLRKIVQVGCLSNTNSIHWDKLLSAYEFMGHFDRRFASQMLGCAKPDNTIYEKVEQMLEVDARSILFFDDRQENIDAAARLGWNARLYVGAEQLRKDLREFSLA; this is encoded by the coding sequence ATGGCTAGTATAAAGTGGGTGTTATTTGATCTAGGTGGGGTGCTGCTTGAGGTAGAGCAGTCCAGGATCTTTGAGGCGTTTGCGCGTGCCCCTGGATGCCTCCTTGTTCCGGCCGAGGTCGAGGCTAAAATTAGATCGGCTAAATTGTTCTGGAGCGGCTTTATGGAGCGCGAGATCTCGCCAGAAGAGCTTGCTAGATTCTTTAATATGCTTTTAAAGACGCAGCTCTCAGAGGGTGAGGTCGTCGAGGCGGTCAACGCAGAGCTCGGTGCTACTATCACCTCGACCGCGGAGCTTCTGCCTGGATTACGGAAAATAGTTCAAGTGGGATGCCTTTCCAATACCAACTCGATTCATTGGGATAAGCTTCTCAGTGCGTACGAGTTTATGGGGCACTTTGATCGCCGCTTCGCCTCACAGATGCTTGGATGCGCTAAGCCGGATAATACAATCTACGAGAAGGTCGAGCAGATGCTCGAAGTGGATGCGCGCTCGATCCTATTTTTTGATGATAGGCAGGAAAATATAGATGCCGCAGCAAGGCTTGGCTGGAACGCGCGTCTTTACGTAGGAGCTGAGCAGCTACGTAAAGATCTGCGCGAGTTTAGCTTGGCATAG
- the bioB gene encoding biotin synthase BioB, translated as MHNNNNEIRRDWTPEQALAIYSQAFPELLYQAQTIHRSNFNHLEVQRSTLLSVKTGGCPEDCAYCPQSAHYKTGVERHGVLPLELVKSKALEAKDAGSTRFCMGAAWREIKDGKDFDAILELVREVRGVGLEVCCTLGMLTESQATRLKEAGCYAYNHNLDTSPEYYGKIISTRTYEDRLKTLENVRRAGMTVCCGGIVGMGEGVKDRLGLLIQLTNQEHHPESVPLNMLVKVEGTPLSKEEQVDPLEFVRLVATARIMLPQSMVRLSAGRMEMSDEMQALCFVAGANSVFAGEKLLTTPNPGDDHDNALMSRLGMHYLEAKQCSTSIAA; from the coding sequence ATGCATAATAATAACAACGAGATACGTCGCGATTGGACACCCGAGCAAGCTCTGGCCATATACTCTCAAGCCTTTCCGGAGCTACTCTATCAAGCTCAGACCATCCACCGCTCCAATTTTAATCACCTTGAGGTTCAGCGCTCTACGTTGCTGTCGGTAAAGACCGGCGGATGCCCGGAGGATTGCGCATACTGCCCACAGTCAGCTCACTATAAGACCGGCGTTGAGCGCCACGGCGTGCTGCCACTCGAACTTGTTAAGTCCAAGGCGCTAGAGGCCAAGGACGCCGGCTCGACCCGTTTCTGTATGGGTGCTGCCTGGCGTGAGATTAAGGACGGTAAGGACTTTGACGCTATCCTTGAGCTAGTGCGCGAGGTACGGGGTGTTGGTCTTGAGGTCTGCTGTACCTTAGGAATGCTGACCGAATCACAGGCAACGCGCCTCAAGGAGGCTGGCTGCTACGCATACAACCATAACCTCGATACCTCCCCTGAGTACTACGGTAAGATTATCTCAACCCGTACCTATGAGGACCGTCTAAAAACCCTTGAGAACGTGCGCCGTGCAGGCATGACGGTTTGTTGTGGTGGAATCGTCGGCATGGGCGAGGGGGTTAAGGATCGTCTCGGCCTACTCATCCAGCTTACGAATCAGGAGCACCATCCAGAGAGCGTTCCCCTTAATATGTTAGTTAAGGTAGAGGGCACCCCGCTCTCTAAGGAGGAGCAGGTTGACCCGCTTGAGTTCGTACGCCTCGTCGCAACGGCTCGTATTATGCTCCCTCAGTCGATGGTGCGCTTATCCGCAGGCAGGATGGAGATGTCCGATGAGATGCAGGCGCTGTGCTTCGTTGCGGGTGCAAATTCGGTCTTTGCAGGCGAAAAACTTCTTACAACCCCTAATCCGGGCGATGATCACGATAACGCCTTAATGAGCCGCTTAGGGATGCATTACCTTGAAGCTAAGCAGTGCTCTACCTCTATAGCAGCATAA
- a CDS encoding NADPH-dependent 7-cyano-7-deazaguanine reductase QueF, whose protein sequence is MTNPLGRQISHSDTFNPALLFPIARAPSRAQLGIREPLPFQGIDRWSCYELSWLNSEGVPQVGIASIEYPATSPNLVESKSLKLFLGSMNFVRYASAQEVERTIAENLKPLLETEQVIVVVLGTESWGDIAIAAPPGSSVDRALVEADNPGRLRGGEEVTEEILYSHLLRSLCPVTAQPDWGTVIISYRGNKLDHASLVSYLRAHRSHQGYHEECCEIIFTDLMAALQPTSLWVGCFYTRRGGIDINPERWLAGSKRVQLGGRLVRQ, encoded by the coding sequence ATGACAAACCCCCTCGGAAGACAGATTTCGCATAGCGATACCTTTAATCCTGCCCTCCTTTTTCCGATCGCGCGCGCCCCCTCTAGGGCACAGCTTGGAATTCGGGAGCCCCTTCCCTTTCAGGGCATCGATCGCTGGAGCTGCTATGAGCTCTCCTGGCTTAATAGCGAGGGGGTTCCTCAGGTGGGGATAGCCTCAATTGAGTATCCCGCTACCTCCCCTAATCTGGTTGAATCGAAGAGCCTTAAGCTCTTTCTGGGGAGCATGAACTTTGTGCGCTACGCTTCAGCGCAGGAGGTAGAGCGCACGATAGCAGAGAATCTTAAGCCCCTACTGGAAACGGAGCAGGTTATTGTAGTGGTGCTAGGGACAGAGTCCTGGGGCGATATAGCTATTGCAGCGCCCCCCGGCAGCTCGGTTGATCGGGCCTTAGTTGAGGCCGATAATCCTGGCAGATTACGTGGTGGGGAGGAGGTTACAGAAGAGATACTCTACTCGCATCTACTGCGCTCGCTCTGCCCAGTAACCGCACAGCCGGATTGGGGAACCGTTATTATCTCGTACAGAGGGAATAAGCTCGACCACGCCTCCCTAGTGAGCTACCTAAGGGCCCACAGGAGTCACCAGGGGTACCACGAGGAGTGCTGCGAGATTATCTTTACAGACCTGATGGCGGCGCTTCAGCCCACCTCGCTTTGGGTAGGGTGCTTTTATACCCGGCGTGGTGGAATCGATATTAATCCGGAGCGGTGGCTCGCTGGGAGCAAGCGCGTGCAGCTAGGTGGTCGATTAGTACGGCAATAA
- a CDS encoding pilus assembly protein, protein MLQSKKKRAEIGAVFVEAAIILPLFFILLFASMQLIVISWRQLQVQFLAARLVRELAIPRSGTTPGTYDADRNDKCLKKVQDPANSSATGFNSTLPTGGQAAAISYLTGAVTTQGCAYKPGSIIILTLTYDMQLFFQKFLTFGLPNIKLRGTAVGVAQGTIT, encoded by the coding sequence ATGCTACAGAGCAAAAAAAAGCGAGCTGAGATAGGTGCGGTATTCGTGGAGGCGGCGATCATCCTTCCACTGTTTTTCATACTTCTCTTCGCCTCTATGCAATTAATCGTAATCTCCTGGCGACAGCTACAGGTGCAGTTTTTGGCCGCTCGGTTGGTGCGAGAATTAGCGATACCGCGCAGCGGGACGACACCCGGAACCTACGATGCTGACCGCAACGACAAGTGCCTTAAGAAAGTCCAGGATCCGGCTAATAGCAGCGCTACGGGATTCAATTCAACCCTACCTACTGGAGGTCAAGCCGCGGCTATCTCGTATCTAACTGGCGCTGTAACTACTCAGGGCTGTGCCTACAAACCTGGATCAATAATTATCCTTACCCTTACTTACGATATGCAGCTATTCTTTCAAAAGTTCCTAACCTTTGGCCTGCCAAACATTAAACTAAGGGGCACC